The genomic interval AACACTGATCTTACCCTCTTGAAAATTTGACAATTGATTCATAATATCGTAAAAAAACTTTGTTCCATCAGAATGAAACTCGTCAGTTTTTACAGAGCCAACCATTATTTCATTGACTTCCAGAGTAATTGCTTTCATCAAAGCAAAAGTAATTAGTAGTTGATTTCTAAAAGGCCACCACTCTGTAGAAGGTGATATTGCAGCCGCTCCTTTCCCAACTAGATCGCCACTACCTAACTCAGCGCAATTAACTGATATTATATGATGTTCAATTCCAAGAATATTAGTCACTTCTTTACTTGAAATTATTTCCTTTGAAGCAGGCAATTGTCCATAATCTATTGTAAAAGCTAAACTTGGCTTTTTCCAGTAAGCCAATGCAATAGAATCCATCCCACCAGATAGAAGTATAGCTTTTTTAGACATTCTCGGATAACAACCAAAGAGTTTTATAAATAGCAGTTGTCAAATCTCGTTCTAAAATACAGCTAGTGCCTTCTAACATTTTTACAGATTCTTCAGACTCATTTTCGACATATGCAATAACTGGTATTTTTTTTGAAACTGCGTAACCGATCTCAAATAATGTTCCAGAATCTAAACCATCAAGTATGGCAAAAACTAACTTTGACTTTGCCAAGCCTTTTAAATCTTTCTCTACAACTTCAGATGCCAACCCATGCCCAATATCATGCCAAGGGGAAAATACTTTTAAATTCAAATCAATAAATGCGCATCGAACTTGATCTATTAACCATCTTTCAGAGTACGTAAAAAAAGGGCCTGCTAAATATACTTGCCCCTTTGGGTAAGTCTTGATTTCTAATGGCGAGTATAAATTTATTTTTGAGAAATTGAAATTTCGTGTATGTGAATATGCTGCAGTACATATCGAAGCCTGTTTCGCAGATTTAATTGCATCTTTAGAAGAAAACCAGTGAAACGCAAAAACAGCAGCGAAAACATCACCTGTTCCGATTGGCCAAACCAAAGGTGTTTTATAGACCGGAATAATCGTAGAGTTTTTTCCTTTATTTGTTACAACCATGGCTCCTTTAGGTCCCATTTTTAAAACTAAAACATCTACCTTTTCAACTTTAAAAAAATACTCCTTAATCTTAGCAACTTTAAAACTTTTTGCCAAATAACTAGCTTCACTTTGATTGACGATATAGACTAAATTTTGTGCTTTGGAACCTGTTTTTGAAAAGGGCACAGGATTAGCTGGTGATTGTGGATCGTATACTACATAGTCACCAGCTACTTTTGCATTACCTTCAAAAAATCCGTAGTATAAAATATTCTTTCCAGTAATATTCATGGAGTTTAAGCTCCGATTAATAGTATCTGGTCTTGGAAATATTCTAGGATTAATTAATGGATGATCATAGTAAAAAGATATCTGTTTATCTATAGGTGTAATATGACTTTTTATTTTAGGAAACTCTTTTGATAAAAGTTCTAAGAAATAGGATGTGTTATCATCTCCAAAGGTGTAGAAATCGATATTTTCTTTGGGACTAAGGCTATTAAAGACTCTACTTCCCCGGAGCCCAGACCCAAATTTCTCCTCCCATCTCGGTTCCAAGCAGTATTCGTCATATGTGCCACCTACAATTATCATTTTGCAGTAATTAGTATTTGACAATCAGCTCCATCTATTTTTAAAATTCTTGCGTGGTATATATGTCCTTTAACAATACAATCTATTAGCATCTTTGGATTTGTCGTAAAAATGGAGCCCAATCTCCTATTACCAGAAGCCACAGCAATCAGCGGGCCTGTAGCAGTCTGTAATTCCACATCCAAATAATCTCCAACTTTTAGTGTTTTTAATACTGTCGGGTCTGGAGACGTGACATTAGTCTTAATGGAAATATGTTTACAATCTGCTATAGGTATTCCTCCTCCTCCTCCTAAATTAGCTCCACCACCTGATGAACTACCGGACATATAAAATCTGTTTTCTTATGAATTAAATTGTTGAATAGCAAATCTGTTATTTCTTTTCATATAGTCCCAGATTATTGCATCCATATCAGAAGCTGATACACCAATACCATCACAAAATAATAAGTACTGCTTTTCAAGCTTTAGATAATCTCTGTTAATATTAACACCAGGTTCAAAAAAGCCAGTTAAGACACCTGCGCGTAACAAATGAATATCAATTATTGCTACCTTATTACTACTAAGCCAATTTCGAGTTATCCAAGATGCTGTTTTTAATCCAACTCCATCTATACTTAAAAGCCAGTTCCTTAATGTCAAATCACAGTCTGTAGGAATCAAATCTATATCTTCACGATTTAGTAATTTATGAATAAATCGACTTTTTTGTTTTGCAAAGCGATACTTGATTTTTTTTCCCTGTTGGAGTTCGAAAGGCTCGGAAAGTACTTCATATATTTCCTCAAATCCAATTCCTGGACTACAAAGGTCTTGACTTTTCAATCTTATAAATGCTGCAATTCCTATTTCCGACGGTATACCATACCCTCCAAGTAAACAGACTATAATTTCTTCTAAAATGGAATTAGACAACCTATGATTAATTGTCACTGCTTTAGAGGATGCTAAAATAAATTGCAGTTTCCAAAAAGACGGAGTAAAAAGTTGACAATAATTACCCCATCTAACACCTGGCATAACATCACTATCCTCATTTGGAAATTCATCTAAGTTTGTTTTGACGAAACTCCAAATATTACTTTCATCTAGGCAATAAGTAAATGAGCTACTCTCTCTTGAATAGGCAGTTGATGGCATAACTAGCTTTATGAGAAAAGCAAATGTATACTATAATTTAATATCATGAAACCTGGACCAAAATTACTAAGTAATTACACTTATTTTTTAAAACTATCACCTTTTGAGCCAGTATCATATCGATAACCACAAATAGAACAAACATACTGATATGTGTGTCCCCCATACTTAGATTTTAAATAAGATCCATGAGAAAATGAGTTTTCAGCATCACAAACTGGGCACTTTAAAGGCATGGCAAAACCTCCACCATAGTAAATATTCTTTGCCATTATTTGGTAAGGTTCTTCATTTGAAATCTTTTCTAATTGGCTGCTAGATGGCAGAGATTTTATAACTTCTTTTCTATTAAAATCACTAAGGGCTTCGCTAAGTTTAGTATATACTGAAACTTCAATTTCCGGATTTATTTCTTTGAGCTCTTTATATAACAAGGGATTTAAAAATATTGAATCCCCGTAAGAGTTAAAAAAATCCTGATCCGTAGAGACTATCCAAAGTTTGGTAATATTTTTGGAATTTCCCAGTATTTGAAGCCAATTGATTTGATCACCAACAGGATCATTAAATTTTCCAGGAGGAGTTCCCACTTGTTTACGCTTTTGGGCATCATCATATATCTTTTTAGATGTCTTTAATGGATTCTTAAATACTACCTCAAGATTTCGAGAAACCTTATCGTTAGATTGACTAATTTCTTTTAAAGTATTTGTACTTATATCTTTCAGTTCCTCATTTAAATCTTCTAAGTCCGCTTCTATTTTTTTTCTTTTTTTATTCCATTTAGATAATTTTGGATTATGATCATCGTCGAGATGTTCTGGCAAAAATGTCCTGACAAAACCAACTTGCTTCGTATAATTCTCAATAGAATTAATAAATACAGAAAGTTTATTCCTGTTAATTTCGTCAATAATTTGAGATGTAATTATTATTTTACCTGATAATTCAACAAGAGAAGATAATAATTTTTTAAATTCTGGTTTGTTAGAGTTATAAAAGCCCAGATAAATATTGGTGTCAATAAATATTTTTCTTACTTCTGGGTGTCCAAAATTTGCAGCATTGCGTTCCATAATTTTCAAGAATAAGCATTTTAAAGATACCTATTTTATCGAAATCCTCTTTTTTTATGAAGCTAAGTTCTTAAAAAATAATTAGGGAGTATTTAAAAAAGAAACTAAATATGGCACCTGTAGTATTATCTAAAATGTACTTTCCCACTCACAATTTTCAAAATATGATCTCTGTATAAATTTGCAATTGAATTTTTTGACTTTTCATTGGCTTCGAATAATAATTTATTGAAAAACCCATTTCCCAAGCTATCTATCAGCTTTAAAAACTCTTCCTTTTTCATATTAAGATATAACAGTTTTATAAAAGACCATTTTTCAATTGAAAGTGGAATAAGGTCAAGATTTTTAACATAATTAGGCAACATACAATCGAGTTGTTGAAATCTAGACTCATGAATTACAGTGTAATCCAGAAACCGAGAGTTCATTCTTCGCAATAGACTTTTGTACTCATTCAGGTTTTTAACAAGCAGCGAATAATCTGTAAACTCCTTGAGACATAATTCATAACAGTCATCAGAAATCCCTTTTTTGGCCTCCAAAATCCGGGAAATTTCAACTCGGTGATAATAGTTAAATTGTTTACACTTATGAGAACAATATAATTTACCTGCCCTGGGAACCCTGAAAGCCGCTCCACACACGATACAGGCCTTGTTTCTGATTATGTCAAATGTTACAGATTCTGTTACCATATCCATACTCTTTTATTATCAAATCAATGCTAAAATCTTATGATATTAAGGCCAAAATGTTTCCAAGTTTCCAAAAGCTGAATGGAAACCTGGAAACCTAGTTTTCCTTATTTTGAGCTAGCTTTTGACAAATTTTATAAATAGTCCCTTTTTTGGATTTGTTCCCTAAGAACTTCTCAGCAAGCTGTTCCAGGTTTAATTCACCTTTTAAATGCTCTTCGTATATTTCTTGCTTTAGTTTTTCAGGAATACATCTTGAATTTTTGGCCGGCAAGTAATCAATTTCATCAACGTCTTTATCTATCAATTCAAAATAAAGAAAGTCGGGGAACGCACTTGAAGGATCTGCACTTTTAATTTCAACCAAATTAGTTGTATTATAACCCTCGCTGCAAAATCTAGACTTATCAGGAACAATAAGTCTTTGATTTGAATATTTGGTTTTTCGAATCAGAGTCACATGGTCTGCAAAATCTGCTAAAGCCCCTGGGCCATACATTAAATCCGCATTTGATTGATTTTGATTTGTACCCTTATTTGTATGGTTTATAAGAACTACAGTAGTGTTAAATTCATTTATTAAATCATCCAGCAGAGAGAGTACTTTTCTAATATTTGCATTTGTAATTTCCCTCTCTTTCTCTTCTCCACAGATGATATTTGAATAAAGCTTATAATTATCTATGATCGTGATGATAGGTTGATATATTTGAACCATTAATTTAATTTCATTAATCTTACTTTGGCAGTCCCTATAGCTTGTGATATACAGTTCATGCTTTCTCTTAAGCCCTAATTCATTTTCAAAGTATTTACGTATCGGTTCAGTAAAGGCTTTAAATTCCTTTTCCGATAATTCGAGATTAAAAAACAAAACATTCCCAAAAGAATTAATACGATATCCCAATATTTCTTCACATTCATAGATAATGGCGTAAGCTATAAATAGTAACAATCTTGTCTTTCCAGTTCCCCTTTCCGCAGCTATAATATTTTTGCCAAATTTTTTAATTAGCCCTTCAATTACAAATTCAGGAATATACCCTGCATATAATTTAGCAATTTCAGTATCGGTTTTTGTGGCTTCATTTATGGAGTTTTTCATTATATGGAATTTTCAAGTAATGAATAAATATCTTCCATTGCATAGTAAACTGTCTTCCCGATCTTCTTAAATGGAAGCTTGCCTGATTTTCTAACCTGCCAGAACCAGGTAACCTTTTTATCTAAGATTTCCATTGCTTGTTTCTCAGTAACATATCCTTTAAGTGTTGGTAGATTTTTACTCTCCAGTAATTCAAGAATTTTATCCTGTTTATTTAGAATTGATTCAAGCAGATCTTCAGGAACAATTACCAAAGGAGAATTTTGCCTGAATATGGTTTCATTTGAGATATTGTTTTCTTTCATTTTTCATTATTTCCTCAAACTTCGAAAGTAATCGTTGAAAAAAAACAACACCCCCAAAAGTGCCCCCAAAAGTTTCTACTGAAATTCAGGCTTATATGGATCCGATGAATGATTTTTGAAGGTGTAAAGGAATAGTATATTCTACTATTCAAGCCCAGGATGTAAATCTTGGGCTAATTTTATATACAGAGTTAATAGTTAAATAGGCAATTGGACTTTCATTAACCTTTTCTCTTCAGTTAAATCTTTGTAAGCTGTTCTTTCCTCAATATCAAATATTGTAGCAATGGCTTCGGCTATTATGTCCCAGGAAGCATTAATTACACCATTGTCTCTTAGAAGCCTGAATACTTTTGTGATTTGATTTCCATTAAAGCCTTCAGAAATCTTCATCCGAGGAAAAACATCATCATCAATGTCTGGCAAAAATTCTCCATCCGCAATAGGTTTCGAACTGTAAGTAACCATCGCAGACCAATAAAGATGCTCTCTAGGTGTTACTTCATATTGTAATGCATTAAGAAGTAATCCTTCCAGTATACCTTTTAAAACCCCTCTTTCATCTCTTGAAAATTTGGGGTATTCTGATTTAAATAACTCGAACGCTGCGGCTGCGTCAGTTTTAGCATTGTACGCAATACTTGTCATAAAATGCTCCATCTTATCAATATTCATATACTATTTCTTTACACCTTTATTTAATAGAGCTTTTTGTTCTTTTCAGTTTCTTTTGAATCTTCTCCATGCTTTCAGTTAGTCGTTGCTGAGTAATCCTGCCATGTATCTGAGTAGTTTTCAAACTCGAATGCCCTAGTAACTTACTCAGGTCTTCAAGAGGCATGTTATTGTTTAAACAGATCGTGGTGGCGAATGTATGCCTGGCCATGTGGTGAGTAAGGGTTTGGTTAATTCCTGTCAGGTCAGCAATTACTTTTAAATAAGCATTCAATTTTTGATTACTTATTTTGGGCAACAATAAACCTAATACCTCCCGTTCGGAGCTGTTCTCGTATTTCTGTATGATTTTGCTGGCTATGGGCAGTAAAGGAATATCCACCACTCCTCCCGTCTTTTGTTGCTGATACCTCAAAGAGAGTTTAGATTTTACTTTAATCAGGTTGGCTTTTGTCAGGTTTTGAGCATCCTGAAACCTCAATCCCGTATAAGCAGAGAATACAAAAATATCTCTTACCCTGTCCAGGCTGCTGTTTGCTGAAAGGTCAAGTGCAACAATTTTATCCAGTTCCTCACTGCTTAAAAAACTTCGTTCTGACTTTACAGAAACAAGCTTGAAATTGGCATACGGCTGTACGGAAATAAGCCCTTCAATTTGCGCCCTGATTAATATTGTCCGAAGCCGGGAATGATATTTATTGATTGTATTCTTATGCAGGTTGTATTCCTGTTTCAAAAACAGGTCATAACAGTTGATAAAATCGTAATTGATCAGGCTTATAGGAAGATCAGGAAGTTCAAATTTTGAAGGAATAAAGCTTTTGAGCGAGTTCAGGGATTGCCGGTACTTATTCAAAGAAACCAGCTTTATTTCGTTCCTGGCCTCCAATTCTTCTATGTACCGGCCCAGGTATTCAATAACAGTTACCTGGATTCTGGATTTACCAGTAAAAAGCTCTTTTAGCAAATTTGCTGAAACAGTCTTTCCTTCCTTCTCCAGCCCTATACATAGTTCATAAATCTTTGCCCGTTGATTCAGGAGCTCTTGATTAATGGCTTTGTTGGATTTGGTAAGCTGCTCTTTTTCGTTCCAGCCGCTTAAAGTGGAGGTAAACCCTGAATGAATTTCAGCCTTCTTCCTGTTATAAGTGATTCGTAAATAGATCGGTAGAGGCCCTTCTGTGCCCCGGCCCGTATGTAGGTAATGTTTTAAGCTGACTTTAGCGTTCATGCTGTTGAAACATTTCGGATTTGTTGAAACTCAGTTGAAACAATTTACGAAAAAATCCGAAAGGAAGCAAAGCCAGATAAAAGAAAAACCCTTCATAATCAATGATCATGAAGGGTTTCGAAATCTAGGGATTTAACCTAGCGGACCGGACGGGACTCGAACCCGCGACCTCTGCCGTGACAGGGCAGCATTCTAACCAACTGAACTACCGATCCTTAGTTCCCGGTAAGGGGTGGCAAAGATAGGGGAAAATGGGTTTTTTACAACAAAAATTCGGGCTGATTTTTTTAAAATGGTCACCCACTTGCCTGACTGGACTAACCAAAAAGACCTGAAATTCTCCCAAATCTGCCGTTTCCCTCCAATCCGTGTAAACCCCTAAATCCCAAACCCTAACACCCCCAATATTAATAAATCCTTACCTTAGCAACCCTATCATAGTCACCTATGCCAACCAATGCCAACAGACAGTTCCTGGAGTTCGAAAAACCGATCAAAGACCTGATCGAAGAGATCGAGCACCTGAAGAAAAGCAGCGAGACCAAAAAAATCGACCATAGTTCCGGCATCCACCAACTGGAGGAAATGATCCTTGAGAAAAGAAAAGAGATCACACAGAACCTCTCCAGTTGGCAACGGGTTCAATTGAGCCGCCACCCCGACCGTCCCTACACCCTGAAGTACATTGATAAAATGACCACCGAATTCCTGGAATTGCATGGTGATCGCAATGTAAAGGATGATAAGGCCATGGTGGGTGGATTTGCCCAACTGGATGGGGAAACGGTCATGCTCATCGGACAGCAAAAAGGGATCAATACCAAAATGCGCCAGATGCGCAACTTCGGTATGGCCAACCCGGAAGGTTATCGAAAGGCCCTGCGGCTGATGAAACTGGCCGAAAAATTCAATAAACCTGTCATCACGCTGATCGATACACCGGGGGCCTTCCCGGGACTGGAAGCGGAGGAACGCGGACAGGGGGAGGCGATCGCCCGGAATATTTATGAAATGATCCGCCTGAAAGTACCCGTGATCTGTGTGATCATTGGGGAAGGGGCCAGCGGTGGCGCCCTGGGAATCGGCGTGGGCGACCGAGTCTTTATGATGGAAAATACCTGGTACACCGTGATCAGCCCTGAAAGTTGCTCCTCCATCCTGTGGCGTAGCTGGGAGAAAAAAGAAATTGCCGCGGAACAACTGCGACTCACCGCCGATAAAATGCTGGGCTTTGGTCTGATCGATGGCATCATACCAGAACCAATCGGCGGAGCACACTGGGATTATAACGAAGCCGCCCAGATATTAAAAGATTACCTGGTGCCGGTATTGAAAGAATTAAAAAACATCCCTGCCGAACAACGCGTGAACCAGCGCATTGAAAAATTCGGGAAAATGGGATTTTATGACGAGAACTAGTAGCCAATAGCTTATGGCTAATAGCAATTAGCCTTTAGCTAATAATACAATTATCTAAAATGTCTCTACGTAAGAAATTCACAGGAACCGGCGTCGCCATCATCACCCCCTTTCAAGAGGATGGCAAAATTGACTGGGAGAGTTTCCGCCAGGTGATCGAATACCAGATCAAAGGGGAAGTGGAATATATAGTTGTACTGGGAACCACCGGTGAATCGGGTACCATTCATGGTGACGAAAAGAAAAGGGTATTTACGTTTGTCAACGAAGTGACCGCCGGACGTGTACCCCTGGTAGCAGGCGTTGGCGGTAATGATACCCATGAAGTAGTGGACCTGGTAAAATCATTTGATGTAAAGGGCTATGACGCGATCCTTTCGGTATCGCCCTACTACAATAAACCCAATCAGGAAGGGATCTTCCAGCATTATAAAGCGATCGACGCGGTAACACCCCTGCCGATCATCTTATACAACGTCCCCCCACGCACCGGACAAAATGTAACCGCCGATACGCAATTGCGTATTGCCTACGAATGTAAAAATGTATTTGCTACCAAAGAGGCAAGCGGGAATTTTGAACAGATATCACGCCTCATCAAGTACAAACCGGATGATTTCATGGTCATCAGCGGTGACGATGGCATCACCCTTCCTATGATCGCCCTGGGTGCAGAGGGAGTGATCTCTGTAGTAGCGAATGCCTTTCCGCAGGACTTTTCGGATATGGTGCGCTATGCACTGAAAGGAAAATTGAAAGAAGCACAAACGCTCCACTATCGTTATATGGACATCATCAATTCCTTGTTCACGGAAGGAAGTCCAAGCGGAGTGAAAGCCTATCTCTCCGAAATGGGTCTTTGTAAAAATTGTTTCCGGCTACCGGTTTACCCCGTTAGCGATAAACACATGGAAAAGATACGCGGACTCATGATGGGAGCAGAATGATACCCTAATTTCGCGCTACATGAAACCGCAAAGAAACCTTCCCATCTCCTTACTCCTGACAATCCTGGTAATCCTGGTTTTCCTGGCTAATCCGGGTTTTGGGCAGGAACGGAAAAGCACCGCGCTGCCTACCGTCCGGATCATGGACACGGCCTTTCAAATGACCGAATTGGGCAGGACACGCCTCATCCGTATTCGTCTGCCCAAAGACTACGATGGATCAAAAAAGAAATACCCCGTTCTATATATGCACGATGGCCAAAACCTGTTTGACGCGGCCACTTCCTATGCCGGCGAATGGGGTGTGGACGAAGCATTGGATAGCCTGGGGGTGAAATGGGGAGAGTGTATTGTGGTGGGTATTGACAATGGCCCGCGAAGAATGAACGAATACGCGCCCTATGATTTTAAAGTAAACGGGATAAAGGATGGTAAAGCCGAAGGCACTGCCTACTTGCATTTTCTCGTCAATGAACTCAAACCTTTTATTGACAAAAAATATCGGACCAAACGAGGCCGCAAACATACGTTCATCGCCGGTAGCTCCATGGGAGGATTGATCTCGATGTATGCCGTGCTTCAATACCCCAGGGTATTTGGTGGCGCCGGTGTTTTTTCACCTTCTTTCTGGATCGCCAAAGATATTTACCCGGCCATTGATGGGGTGCAAAAAAAAATAAAGACACGAATCTATTTCTTCGCTGGCATGCAGGAAGGACCGGGCATGGTGCCGGAAATGTTGCGGGCCTTTGAAGCCGTGAGAAAAAAATCACGCGCACGCATCACCGTCGCAATCAGAGGCGAAGGCAAACACAATGAAGCCACGTGGCGAGCGGAGTTACCGGCATTTTTTCAGTTTCTTTGGAATTGAGTTTTTAGGGAGGACGGAAGACGGATGACGGATGACGGATGACAGATGACAGTTGACAGATGACAGTTGACAGAGGCTTGCTGTGGGAGACCTCTGGTCTTGCACTTCTATCTTGTCGCCTCTGGCGACGCGAAATTGATAATTTTTCTGAATTTAGAATGGGTTGTTTTTTGTGTCGCCAGAGGCGACGGGAGAATCGTGCGAGACCAGAGGTCTCGCACAGCAAGCCTCCGTCAACTGTCATCTGTCCTCCGTCCTCTGTCATCAAAAAAATCACACTCTATAAGTAACCCCTTCCAACGCCAGCTCCGTATTGGGAAACACCTCTTTCGCTTCTTTTTCAAATTCTCCCAGTGTATCATACTTGCTGCTAAAATGCCCGATCAATAGTTTTTTAACCTTGGCCTTACGCGCAATGGTTGCTGCCTGTTTGGTGGTGGAGTGAAACCGCATGGTGGCTCTTTCTTCCAGATGATGGAGATAGGTGGTTTCATGATAGATCATGTCGGCCTCCTTGATATGCGGCAGGATGGATTCATCGTATTTGGTATCGGCACAAAAAGCATAGACCCTCCCCGGTGAGGCCGCTTCGGTCACCCATTCATTCTTCACCACTTCATCATTTTTATTGGTAAAATCCATTCCCTCTTTAAGCTTGTTGAAAAAAGAGGAAGGGATACCATGTTCCCTGGCTTTTTCCGGTAATACCTTACGCGGTTTCTTTTTTTCCCGGAAAACAAAACCGTAACATTCGATCCGGTGGTTGGTGCGGAAACAGGCGACTGAATAATCTTCTTCATCCACCAATAAACTTTCCTGGGTGATGGTATGAAAGTGCAAAGGAAAACTCAACGTGGTATGGGCCACCTGAAGTTGTAATTCGATGATCTCGCGGAGCGGGGAGGGGCCGTAAATATGCAATTCCTGCTGGTGACTGAGCAATCCAAAGGAATTAATGAGCCCGATCAGCCCAAAATAATGGTCGCCATGCAGGTGGGAAATAAAAATATGGGAGATTCTGGCCCGCCGGATCTTGTACCGCATCATCTGTATCTGGGTACCCTCGCCACAGTCCACCAGGAAGCTGGTACCGTTCAGGGTGATCAATTGGCTGGTGGGGTGACGGTCAAAGGCCGGTACGGCGGAATTATTACCTAAAATGGTGACAGCGAGCATGCACGAAATTAACAATTATCCTAATAGCTCCCTTTCGATCTCCTCCATTTGAACGATATCCCAGGCCTCACTTTCGCTGGGTGTCACATTCATGATATCCAGCAGTTCACTCTCCTCCAATTGCTTTTCCACCGCCTTCCGGAGGCAACAAATGACAAAACTGGCGTTCTTTTCATAAAAGGTTTGTTGTACCTTGACAAGGGACCCGGCAACCCCGTCCCCCAGTTCTTCGATCATTTCAAGGTTCAGAACGATATTTTTAACGTCATTTTGGAGGAATGAAAGGAAACTATTGGTCAGTTCCTCTGTCATACTAGCAGATATCTTGGGGCCTGCGACCGTGATGACATGAAATTTCTCTTTGGTATCGATTTTGACGTCCATAACAATCTGGTTTATCAACAATACGTTAGTAAGAACGGGTGAACCCGGATCAAATTTATTCGTTATTATTGTATCACAAGCAATTAAACTTAAATGGATAATAATTTTTCAGCCCAGGTCAAGGAGATCATCTCTTTCAGCAGAGAAGAAGCGCTGAGGTTGGGGAATGACTTTATCGGAACCGAACACCTCCTTCTCGGGCTGATCAGGGAAGGGGATAATACAGCAGTACGGATCCTGAAAAGCTTCAACATCGACCTTTATGAACTGCGGAAAGAGATCGAACTGGCCGTAAAGGATAAGACAGGAAAGAATATTGCTAATATCAACAGTCTCCCCCTGACCCGACAGGCCGAAAAGGTCATTCGTGTCACGGTGCTGGAAGCCAAGGCATTGAAAAGCCCTACGGTTGAGACCGAACACCTGATGCTTTCTATTCTCAAGAACAAAGAAAATATTGCAACCCAAATCCTAAACCAATTTGACGTGGATTACGACCTATTCAGAAATGAACTCGGCGTTGTAAAGAGCAATGATGTTCGCGCTGAATACAACGACGACGACAACGACGATTTTGACGAAGAGAAAAAATATTCCCAATCCAAAGGCAAGCCTGCCGCCGGGGGTAATGCGAAAAGCAAGACACCCGTATTGGACAATTTTGGCCGGGATATCACCAAACTGGCTGAAATGAATGCACTCGACCCGATCGTGGGTCGTGAGGCCGAGATCGAAAGGGTATCGCAGATCCTTTCGCGCCGGAAAAAGAACAACCCGATCCTGATCGGAGAACCCGGTGTGGGTAAGACCGCCATTGTAGAAGGCCTGGCCCTCCGGATCGTGCAACGGAAAGTATCCCGGGTATTGTTTGATAAACGGGTGATCTCCCTTGACCTGGCCGCGCTGGTGGCCGGTACAAAATACCGCGGACAGTTTGAAGAGCGCATGAAGGCGATCATGAATGAACTGGAGAAGAACCGCGATGTGATCCTCTTTATTGATGAGATTCATACCATCGTTGGTGCTGGTGGTGCCTCCGGCTCACTCGACGCAAGTAACATATTTAAACCCGCCCTGGCGCGTGGTGAATTGCAATGTATCGGTGCCTCCACCCTGGATGAATACCGTATGTACATTGAGAAGGACGGAGCCCTTGACCGTCGTTTCCAAA from Chitinophagales bacterium carries:
- a CDS encoding acetyl-CoA carboxylase carboxyltransferase subunit alpha, with translation MPTNANRQFLEFEKPIKDLIEEIEHLKKSSETKKIDHSSGIHQLEEMILEKRKEITQNLSSWQRVQLSRHPDRPYTLKYIDKMTTEFLELHGDRNVKDDKAMVGGFAQLDGETVMLIGQQKGINTKMRQMRNFGMANPEGYRKALRLMKLAEKFNKPVITLIDTPGAFPGLEAEERGQGEAIARNIYEMIRLKVPVICVIIGEGASGGALGIGVGDRVFMMENTWYTVISPESCSSILWRSWEKKEIAAEQLRLTADKMLGFGLIDGIIPEPIGGAHWDYNEAAQILKDYLVPVLKELKNIPAEQRVNQRIEKFGKMGFYDEN
- a CDS encoding alpha/beta hydrolase, yielding MKPQRNLPISLLLTILVILVFLANPGFGQERKSTALPTVRIMDTAFQMTELGRTRLIRIRLPKDYDGSKKKYPVLYMHDGQNLFDAATSYAGEWGVDEALDSLGVKWGECIVVGIDNGPRRMNEYAPYDFKVNGIKDGKAEGTAYLHFLVNELKPFIDKKYRTKRGRKHTFIAGSSMGGLISMYAVLQYPRVFGGAGVFSPSFWIAKDIYPAIDGVQKKIKTRIYFFAGMQEGPGMVPEMLRAFEAVRKKSRARITVAIRGEGKHNEATWRAELPAFFQFLWN
- a CDS encoding 4-hydroxy-tetrahydrodipicolinate synthase, which encodes MSLRKKFTGTGVAIITPFQEDGKIDWESFRQVIEYQIKGEVEYIVVLGTTGESGTIHGDEKKRVFTFVNEVTAGRVPLVAGVGGNDTHEVVDLVKSFDVKGYDAILSVSPYYNKPNQEGIFQHYKAIDAVTPLPIILYNVPPRTGQNVTADTQLRIAYECKNVFATKEASGNFEQISRLIKYKPDDFMVISGDDGITLPMIALGAEGVISVVANAFPQDFSDMVRYALKGKLKEAQTLHYRYMDIINSLFTEGSPSGVKAYLSEMGLCKNCFRLPVYPVSDKHMEKIRGLMMGAE
- a CDS encoding ribonuclease Z — its product is MLAVTILGNNSAVPAFDRHPTSQLITLNGTSFLVDCGEGTQIQMMRYKIRRARISHIFISHLHGDHYFGLIGLINSFGLLSHQQELHIYGPSPLREIIELQLQVAHTTLSFPLHFHTITQESLLVDEEDYSVACFRTNHRIECYGFVFREKKKPRKVLPEKAREHGIPSSFFNKLKEGMDFTNKNDEVVKNEWVTEAASPGRVYAFCADTKYDESILPHIKEADMIYHETTYLHHLEERATMRFHSTTKQAATIARKAKVKKLLIGHFSSKYDTLGEFEKEAKEVFPNTELALEGVTYRV
- a CDS encoding anti-sigma factor antagonist — encoded protein: MDVKIDTKEKFHVITVAGPKISASMTEELTNSFLSFLQNDVKNIVLNLEMIEELGDGVAGSLVKVQQTFYEKNASFVICCLRKAVEKQLEESELLDIMNVTPSESEAWDIVQMEEIERELLG